In the genome of Burkholderia diffusa, one region contains:
- a CDS encoding methyl-accepting chemotaxis protein — protein MATVTPRATNESLHPTIGAARLTLGNRILFSFGVLFVLMLVTAGVSYERLRAINAEAVSIERDSLPGVYLAASLRGAVNESFTMLQQATFVDTDPEAVQRDLAKIGDAVKDVESLSVDYQNTTFRDDDRQRFAAFRASFDRYLPLLNDAVQRHRVSREEAVSGYAKVQPAWAEVVRGANTLVQENRKFADQSAKLIRESVQDTEIVLAAALGIVLFSALALGYGLFRAVTVPMARLVEVHDVMRTGNLTRRLDLRRRDEFGTLETGFNRMADELTELVARAQQSSLQVTTSVAEIAATSREQQATANETAATTTEIGATSREIFATSRDLLRTMNEVAGVAEQSATLAGVSQSGLTRMGETMRSVMDAAGSVNAKLAILNEKALNINQVVATITKVADQTNLLSLNAAIEAEKAGEYGRGFAVVATEIRRLADQTAVATYDIEQTVKEIQSAVSAGVMGMDKFSEEVRRGMLDVQQVGGQLSQIIAEVQTLAPRFQMVNEGMQTQANGAEQITQALSQLSEAAQQTAESLRQSSQAIDDLTLVANQLRTSVSRFKVDA, from the coding sequence ATGGCCACCGTGACGCCCCGCGCGACCAATGAAAGCCTGCATCCGACGATCGGCGCCGCCCGGCTGACGCTCGGCAACCGTATCCTGTTCAGTTTCGGCGTGCTGTTCGTGCTGATGCTGGTGACGGCAGGTGTGTCCTACGAGCGCCTGCGCGCGATCAATGCCGAAGCCGTCAGCATCGAACGCGATTCGCTGCCGGGTGTTTATCTCGCGGCGTCGCTGCGCGGGGCGGTCAACGAATCGTTCACGATGCTGCAGCAGGCGACATTCGTCGATACCGACCCCGAGGCGGTACAGCGCGATCTCGCGAAGATCGGCGATGCGGTGAAGGACGTCGAATCGCTGTCGGTCGACTATCAGAACACGACGTTCCGCGACGACGACCGTCAGCGCTTTGCCGCCTTTCGCGCGTCGTTCGATCGCTACCTGCCGCTGTTGAACGATGCCGTGCAAAGGCATCGCGTGTCGCGTGAAGAGGCCGTCTCCGGATATGCGAAGGTGCAGCCGGCGTGGGCCGAGGTCGTGCGCGGCGCGAACACGCTGGTGCAGGAGAACCGCAAGTTCGCAGACCAGTCCGCGAAGCTGATCCGCGAGTCGGTGCAGGATACCGAGATCGTGCTCGCCGCCGCGCTGGGCATCGTCCTGTTTTCCGCGCTCGCGCTCGGCTACGGGCTGTTCCGCGCGGTCACCGTGCCGATGGCGCGGCTCGTCGAGGTGCACGACGTGATGCGCACCGGCAACCTGACGCGTCGCCTCGACCTGCGCCGCCGCGATGAGTTCGGCACGCTCGAGACGGGCTTCAATCGTATGGCCGACGAGCTGACCGAGCTGGTCGCGCGCGCGCAGCAGTCGTCGCTGCAGGTGACGACGTCGGTCGCCGAAATCGCGGCGACGTCGCGCGAGCAGCAGGCGACCGCCAACGAAACCGCGGCGACGACGACCGAAATCGGCGCGACCTCGCGCGAGATCTTCGCGACGTCGCGCGACCTGCTGCGCACGATGAACGAGGTGGCCGGCGTGGCCGAGCAGTCGGCGACGCTCGCGGGCGTGAGCCAGAGCGGCCTCACGCGGATGGGTGAGACGATGCGCAGCGTGATGGACGCAGCCGGTTCGGTGAACGCGAAGCTCGCGATCCTCAACGAGAAGGCGCTGAACATCAACCAGGTCGTCGCGACGATCACCAAGGTTGCCGATCAGACCAACCTGCTGTCGCTGAATGCGGCGATCGAGGCCGAGAAGGCCGGCGAGTACGGCCGCGGCTTCGCGGTCGTCGCGACCGAGATCCGCCGCCTGGCCGACCAGACGGCGGTGGCGACGTACGACATCGAGCAGACGGTGAAGGAGATCCAGTCGGCCGTGTCGGCGGGCGTGATGGGGATGGACAAGTTCTCGGAGGAAGTGCGCCGCGGGATGCTCGACGTGCAGCAGGTCGGCGGACAGCTGTCGCAGATCATCGCCGAGGTGCAGACGCTCGCGCCGCGTTTCCAGATGGTCAACGAAGGGATGCAGACCCAGGCGAACGGCGCCGAGCAGATCACGCAGGCGCTGTCGCAGCTGTCGGAAGCCGCGCAGCAGACGGCCGAATCGCTGCGCCAGTCGTCGCAGGCGATCGATGACCTGACGCTCGTCGCGAACCAGTTGCGCACCAGCGTGTCGCGCTTCAAGGTCGACGCGTGA